One genomic window of Roseateles sp. DAIF2 includes the following:
- a CDS encoding cation-translocating P-type ATPase, producing MSSIALTPPAVAPDPAQTLDEPEAQAGFTERRGEREALSQLRLSGLHCAACAGIIERALIGQPGVLSARVNAAAERLQLGWDPQATRLSTLLALVRRAGYGAEPDLAASARALREREQRRALWRLFVAGFLMMQVMMLAWPSYVAAPGELSDDLRRLLNWGSWVLSLPVLLFSAGPFFAGAWAQLRTRRLGMDVPVALGIAVTFVASSGATFDPSGAFGHEVYFDSLTMFVSFLLAGRWLELRARHRVARELEGAMGRLPELVERIVDAASGRSERVVPARLRVGDLLRVPLGAAFAADGRIEQGRTAADEALLTGESAPVPKGPGDAVVAGSLNLQAPVLMRVEKLGADTRFEAIVRLMREALTRRPESLALAERVAGPFLWVVLLLAGGAALAWSFVAPERAVWVAVSVLIVTCPCALSLAAPSAWLAAAGALARRGLLLARLELLEQMAKVDLVVLDKTGTLSEDGMALQRSVGDPSLLPRAAALARHSQHVFARALVAACAQVDEAAGWSEIEELPGRGLQARDATGRLWRLGSPTWVGGVSESGGQLAFGPAEGQALLVLEFGERLRADAREAVERLHALGLSTLLLSGDAPARVAALAREAGVARALGGASPEDKLAEVARLQALGHRVLMLGDGVNDAPVLARADASLAMGQGALLARAQADGVLLSGRLLDLVRLRELALRTRRVIRQNLGWAAFYNASCIPLALAGLLPPWAAGLGMALSSLFVVLNALRLQKVS from the coding sequence GTGAGCAGCATCGCCCTAACCCCCCCCGCCGTCGCGCCCGACCCGGCCCAGACCCTGGATGAGCCGGAGGCCCAGGCCGGCTTCACCGAGCGGCGCGGCGAGCGTGAGGCGCTGTCGCAGCTGCGTCTCTCGGGCCTGCATTGCGCGGCCTGCGCCGGCATCATCGAGCGCGCGCTGATCGGACAGCCGGGCGTGCTGTCGGCCCGCGTCAACGCGGCGGCCGAGCGCCTCCAACTGGGTTGGGATCCGCAGGCGACGCGGCTGAGCACCTTGCTGGCGCTTGTGCGCCGCGCCGGCTATGGCGCCGAGCCGGACCTGGCGGCCAGCGCGCGCGCGCTGCGCGAGCGCGAGCAGCGCCGTGCGCTGTGGCGCCTGTTCGTCGCCGGCTTCCTGATGATGCAGGTGATGATGCTGGCCTGGCCCTCCTATGTGGCGGCGCCGGGTGAACTGTCGGACGATCTGCGCCGGCTGCTGAACTGGGGCTCCTGGGTGCTGTCCCTGCCGGTGCTGCTGTTCTCGGCCGGGCCCTTCTTCGCCGGCGCCTGGGCGCAGTTGCGCACGCGCCGCCTGGGCATGGACGTGCCGGTGGCGCTGGGCATCGCGGTGACCTTCGTCGCCAGCAGCGGCGCCACCTTCGACCCCAGCGGCGCCTTCGGCCACGAGGTCTATTTCGATTCGCTGACGATGTTCGTCAGCTTCCTGCTGGCCGGGCGCTGGCTGGAACTGCGCGCGCGGCACCGCGTCGCGCGCGAGCTGGAGGGGGCGATGGGGCGGCTGCCGGAGCTGGTGGAGCGCATCGTCGACGCAGCGAGCGGCCGCAGCGAGCGGGTGGTGCCGGCGCGGCTGCGCGTCGGCGATCTGCTGCGCGTGCCGCTGGGCGCGGCCTTCGCGGCCGACGGCCGCATCGAGCAGGGCCGGACCGCCGCCGACGAGGCGCTGCTGACCGGCGAATCCGCGCCGGTGCCCAAGGGCCCGGGCGATGCGGTGGTGGCCGGCAGCCTGAACCTGCAGGCGCCGGTGCTGATGCGGGTCGAAAAGCTCGGCGCCGACACCCGTTTCGAGGCCATCGTGCGCCTGATGCGCGAGGCGCTGACGCGCCGGCCCGAGAGCCTGGCGCTGGCCGAGCGGGTGGCCGGGCCCTTTCTGTGGGTGGTGCTGCTGCTGGCGGGCGGCGCGGCGCTGGCCTGGAGCTTTGTCGCGCCGGAGCGTGCGGTCTGGGTCGCGGTGTCGGTGCTGATCGTGACCTGCCCCTGCGCACTGTCGCTGGCCGCGCCCTCGGCCTGGCTGGCCGCGGCCGGCGCGCTGGCACGGCGCGGCCTGCTGCTGGCGCGGCTGGAGCTGCTGGAGCAGATGGCCAAGGTGGACCTGGTGGTGCTGGACAAGACCGGCACCCTGAGCGAGGACGGCATGGCGCTGCAGCGCAGCGTCGGCGACCCGAGCCTGCTGCCGCGTGCGGCCGCCTTGGCGCGCCATTCGCAGCATGTGTTCGCGCGCGCGCTGGTCGCGGCCTGCGCGCAAGTTGATGAAGCGGCCGGCTGGTCCGAGATCGAGGAACTGCCGGGCCGCGGCCTGCAGGCGCGCGATGCAACCGGGCGGCTGTGGCGCCTGGGCTCGCCGACCTGGGTCGGCGGCGTCAGCGAAAGCGGCGGCCAGTTGGCCTTCGGGCCGGCCGAGGGTCAGGCCCTGCTGGTGCTGGAGTTCGGCGAGCGGCTGCGCGCCGATGCGCGCGAGGCCGTCGAGCGCCTGCATGCGCTGGGCCTGTCGACCCTGCTGCTGTCGGGCGATGCGCCGGCGCGGGTGGCGGCACTGGCCCGCGAGGCCGGCGTGGCGCGCGCGCTGGGCGGCGCCAGCCCCGAGGACAAGCTGGCCGAGGTGGCGCGGCTGCAGGCCCTGGGCCACCGCGTGCTGATGCTGGGCGACGGCGTCAACGACGCGCCGGTGCTGGCGCGCGCCGATGCCAGCCTGGCGATGGGGCAGGGCGCTTTGCTGGCGCGCGCCCAGGCCGACGGCGTGCTGCTGTCGGGCCGGCTGCTGGACCTGGTGCGGCTGCGCGAGCTGGCGCTGCGCACGCGCCGCGTGATCCGCCAGAACCTGGGCTGGGCCGCCTTCTACAACGCGTCCTGCATTCCGCTGGCGCTGGCCGGCCTGCTGCCGCCCTGGGCCGCGGGCCTGGGCATGGCGCTGAGTTCGCTGTTCGTGGTGCTGAACGCGCTGCGTCTGCAGAAAGTGAGTTGA
- the ccoS gene encoding cbb3-type cytochrome oxidase assembly protein CcoS, with protein sequence MEVMYLLIPLSVLLVLAIVGLFGWALHSGQLEDLEREGERIFDPETPPVDGDQAAPVGRR encoded by the coding sequence ATGGAAGTGATGTACCTGCTGATCCCGCTGTCGGTGCTGCTGGTGCTGGCCATCGTCGGCCTGTTCGGCTGGGCCCTGCACAGCGGCCAGCTGGAAGACCTGGAGCGCGAGGGCGAGCGCATTTTCGATCCCGAAACGCCGCCGGTTGACGGCGATCAAGCCGCGCCGGTGGGGCGCCGCTGA
- the ccoN gene encoding cytochrome-c oxidase, cbb3-type subunit I: MTTGASGHTAPVYEDGVVRAFALASVLWGVVGMLVGVIIAAQLTWPELNLGISWLSYGRLRPLHTNAVIFAFGGCALFATAYHVVQRTGQTRLFAPKLAWATFWGWQLVIVLAAITLPLGMTSGKEYAELEWPIDILITLVWVSYAIVFFGTVGTRKVKHIYVANWFFGAFIIAVAVLHLVNSAAIPVSWIKSYSAYAGVQDAMVQWWYGHNAVGFFLTAGFLGMMYYYIPKQAERPVYSYRLSIVHFWALIFTYMWAGPHHLHYTALPDWAQSVGMVFSLVLLAPSWGGMINGIMTLSGAWHKLRDDPILKFLIVSLSFYGMSTFEGPMMSIKTVNALSHYTDWTVGHVHSGALGWVGLISMGSLYHLIPRMYGRTEMYSKRAIELHFWVATLGIVLYIAAMWIAGVMQGLMWRATNPDGTLVYSFVESVKATYPFYVIRLAGGLLYLGGMCVMAWNVVMTARVGRYQPVRVPAVLAHA, encoded by the coding sequence ATGACGACAGGGGCAAGCGGGCATACAGCGCCCGTATACGAGGACGGGGTTGTGCGCGCCTTTGCGCTGGCTTCCGTGTTGTGGGGCGTGGTGGGCATGCTGGTGGGGGTGATCATCGCCGCCCAGCTGACCTGGCCCGAGCTGAATCTGGGCATCTCATGGCTGAGCTACGGGCGCCTGCGACCGCTGCACACCAATGCGGTGATCTTCGCCTTCGGCGGCTGCGCGCTGTTCGCGACCGCCTACCATGTGGTGCAGCGCACCGGCCAGACGCGCCTGTTCGCGCCCAAGCTGGCCTGGGCCACCTTCTGGGGCTGGCAGCTGGTGATCGTGCTGGCCGCGATCACCCTGCCGCTGGGCATGACCAGCGGCAAGGAATACGCCGAGCTGGAATGGCCGATCGACATCCTGATCACCCTGGTGTGGGTCAGCTACGCGATCGTGTTCTTCGGCACCGTCGGCACGCGCAAGGTCAAGCATATCTACGTGGCCAACTGGTTCTTCGGCGCCTTCATCATCGCGGTGGCGGTGCTGCACCTGGTCAACAGCGCGGCGATCCCGGTCAGCTGGATCAAGAGCTACTCGGCCTATGCCGGCGTGCAGGACGCGATGGTGCAATGGTGGTACGGCCATAACGCGGTCGGCTTCTTCCTGACCGCGGGCTTCCTGGGGATGATGTACTACTACATCCCGAAGCAGGCCGAGCGCCCGGTCTACAGCTACCGCCTGTCGATCGTGCACTTCTGGGCGCTGATCTTCACCTATATGTGGGCGGGCCCGCACCATCTGCACTACACCGCGCTGCCGGACTGGGCGCAGAGCGTGGGCATGGTGTTCTCGCTGGTGCTCTTGGCGCCCAGCTGGGGCGGCATGATCAACGGCATCATGACCCTGAGCGGCGCCTGGCACAAGCTGCGCGACGACCCGATCCTGAAGTTCCTGATCGTCTCGCTCTCCTTCTACGGCATGTCGACCTTCGAGGGCCCGATGATGTCGATCAAGACGGTCAACGCGCTCTCCCACTACACCGACTGGACGGTCGGCCATGTGCACAGCGGCGCCTTGGGCTGGGTGGGTCTGATCTCGATGGGCTCGCTGTACCACCTGATCCCGCGCATGTACGGCCGCACCGAGATGTACAGCAAGCGCGCGATCGAGCTGCACTTCTGGGTCGCGACCCTGGGCATCGTGCTCTATATCGCCGCGATGTGGATCGCCGGCGTGATGCAGGGCCTGATGTGGCGCGCCACCAACCCGGACGGCACCCTGGTCTACAGCTTCGTCGAGAGCGTCAAGGCCACCTACCCCTTCTACGTGATCCGCCTGGCGGGCGGCCTGCTGTACCTGGGCGGCATGTGCGTGATGGCCTGGAACGTGGTGATGACGGCGCGGGTCGGCCGCTACCAGCCGGTGCGCGTGCCCGCGGTGCTGGCCCATGCCTGA
- the ccoO gene encoding cytochrome-c oxidase, cbb3-type subunit II has protein sequence MASTTNKPAGHEKIETSNFLMIVLVLLTVLVGGIVEIVPLYFQRSTTQPAPGLKPYTPLQLAGRDVYVREGCYNCHSQMIRPFRAETLRYGHYSTAGEFVYDHPFQWGSKRTGPDLARVGGKYSDEWHRIHLINPRDLVPESNMPAYPWLASTGVNPAEMAPKLQALRTLGVPYSDAEVAGAAEAVKGKTELEAVIAYLQVMGTSLK, from the coding sequence ATGGCATCCACTACCAACAAGCCCGCGGGTCACGAGAAGATCGAGACCAGCAACTTCCTGATGATCGTGCTGGTGCTGCTGACCGTGCTGGTCGGTGGCATCGTCGAGATCGTGCCGCTGTACTTCCAGCGCTCCACCACGCAACCGGCGCCGGGCCTCAAGCCCTACACGCCGCTGCAGCTGGCCGGCCGCGACGTCTATGTGCGCGAGGGCTGCTACAACTGCCACTCGCAGATGATCCGCCCCTTCCGCGCCGAGACCCTGCGCTACGGCCATTACTCGACGGCCGGCGAGTTCGTCTACGACCACCCCTTCCAATGGGGCAGCAAGCGCACCGGCCCGGACCTGGCGCGCGTCGGCGGCAAGTACAGCGACGAATGGCACCGCATCCACCTGATCAACCCGCGCGATCTGGTGCCCGAGTCCAACATGCCGGCCTATCCCTGGCTGGCCAGCACCGGCGTGAACCCGGCCGAGATGGCGCCCAAGCTGCAGGCTCTGCGCACCCTGGGCGTGCCCTACAGCGACGCCGAGGTGGCCGGTGCGGCCGAGGCGGTCAAGGGCAAGACCGAGCTGGAGGCGGTGATCGCCTACCTGCAGGTCATGGGCACATCGCTGAAGTGA
- a CDS encoding cbb3-type cytochrome c oxidase subunit 3, whose translation MDINDLRSAVTVLLLLMFAGIVAWVYSGRRDKNTFDELAALPLKDEQAGVVNHGQ comes from the coding sequence ATGGATATCAATGATCTGAGAAGCGCGGTGACGGTGCTGCTGCTGCTGATGTTCGCGGGCATCGTGGCCTGGGTCTACAGCGGCCGGCGCGACAAGAACACCTTCGATGAATTGGCGGCCTTGCCCCTGAAGGATGAGCAGGCGGGAGTGGTGAATCATGGGCAGTGA
- the ccoP gene encoding cytochrome-c oxidase, cbb3-type subunit III, which translates to MGSDFFSNGWSVFVAAATIGGLVFCLLLLVIAARRKVMAGDNTTGHVWDEDLRELNNPLPRWWMGLFVLTVVFSGVYLALYPGLGSAEGTLKWSSTGQYEAEQAKARVALTEVYAKYAAMPVEQLAGNTQAMGIGERLFANNCATCHGSDAKGSKGFPNLTDGDWLYGGAHETIIETIGKGRIGQMPPMAAAVGNAEDVRNLAHYVLSLSGSPHNSVAAQLGKDKFTSCAACHGPAGKGNPALGAPNLTDKVWLHGWGEDAVVAMINGGKTNQMPAHGERLSPEQIRVLAAYVWGLSHRDPKVQ; encoded by the coding sequence ATGGGCAGTGACTTTTTCTCCAACGGCTGGTCGGTGTTCGTCGCCGCGGCCACGATCGGTGGCCTGGTGTTCTGCCTGCTGCTGCTGGTCATCGCGGCACGCCGCAAGGTGATGGCCGGCGACAACACCACCGGCCATGTCTGGGACGAGGACCTGCGCGAGCTGAACAACCCGCTGCCGCGCTGGTGGATGGGCCTGTTCGTGCTGACCGTCGTGTTCTCCGGCGTCTACCTGGCCCTGTATCCAGGCCTGGGCAGCGCCGAGGGCACCCTGAAGTGGAGCAGCACCGGCCAGTACGAGGCCGAGCAGGCCAAGGCGCGCGTCGCGCTGACCGAGGTCTATGCCAAGTACGCGGCGATGCCGGTCGAGCAGCTGGCCGGCAACACCCAGGCGATGGGCATCGGCGAGCGCCTGTTCGCCAACAACTGCGCCACCTGCCACGGCTCCGATGCCAAGGGCAGCAAGGGCTTCCCGAACCTGACCGACGGCGACTGGCTGTATGGCGGCGCGCACGAGACCATCATCGAGACCATCGGCAAGGGCCGCATCGGCCAGATGCCGCCGATGGCCGCGGCGGTCGGCAATGCCGAGGACGTGCGCAACCTGGCGCATTACGTGCTGAGCCTGTCGGGCAGCCCGCACAACTCGGTCGCCGCGCAGCTGGGCAAGGACAAGTTCACCTCCTGCGCCGCCTGCCACGGCCCGGCCGGCAAGGGCAACCCGGCCCTGGGCGCGCCGAACCTGACCGACAAGGTCTGGCTGCATGGCTGGGGCGAGGACGCGGTGGTCGCGATGATCAACGGCGGCAAGACCAACCAGATGCCCGCCCATGGCGAGCGCCTGAGCCCGGAGCAGATCCGCGTGCTGGCCGCCTATGTCTGGGGCCTGTCGCATCGCGACCCGAAGGTGCAGTGA
- the ccoG gene encoding cytochrome c oxidase accessory protein CcoG: MNSSSTRAKVIPIAPAAEAGAEMVSLYEAQKKIYPRTVHGWFAAWRWVLVWATQLLFYGLPWLEWGGRQILLFDLGARRFYIFGLVLYPQDFIYLTALLLISAYALFFFTAVAGRLWCGYACPQTVYTEIYMWVEQKFEGDRIARMRLDAGPWNWNKLWRKGGKQAAWIAIGLWTGFTFVGYFTPIRELGREVLSFGLGPWEWFWVLFYGFATYGNAGYMREQVCKYMCPYARFQSAMFDKDTLIISYDAERGEPRGSRSKKADPKAQGLGSCIDCTLCVQVCPTGIDIRQGLQYDCIGCAACIDVCNDVMDKMAYPRGLIRYDTENGLSQHLNRGERWRRVLRPRVLVYGAILLLLSGAMLASLALRTPFRVDVLRDRAALARQIEDGVIENVYRLQVMNATEKPQRYEIEADGLPGLALSRPVALTLAPAEARWVSLALRLPPEGAAAAGAGAHVIHFEIRRLASDEDEARGLREKSTFVVPR, encoded by the coding sequence ATGAATAGCAGCAGTACCCGGGCCAAGGTGATCCCGATCGCGCCGGCCGCCGAGGCCGGCGCCGAGATGGTGTCCCTGTACGAGGCGCAGAAGAAGATCTACCCGCGCACCGTGCATGGCTGGTTCGCGGCCTGGCGCTGGGTGCTGGTTTGGGCCACGCAGCTGCTGTTCTACGGCCTGCCCTGGCTGGAATGGGGCGGGCGCCAGATCCTGCTGTTCGACCTGGGCGCGCGGCGCTTCTACATCTTCGGGCTGGTGCTGTACCCGCAGGACTTCATCTACCTGACGGCGCTGCTGCTGATCTCGGCCTATGCGCTGTTCTTCTTCACCGCGGTGGCGGGGCGCCTGTGGTGCGGCTATGCCTGCCCGCAGACGGTCTACACCGAGATCTATATGTGGGTGGAGCAGAAGTTCGAGGGCGACCGCATCGCGCGCATGCGCCTGGATGCCGGCCCCTGGAACTGGAACAAGCTCTGGCGCAAGGGCGGCAAGCAGGCCGCCTGGATCGCGATCGGCCTGTGGACCGGCTTCACCTTCGTCGGCTATTTCACGCCGATCCGCGAGCTGGGCCGCGAGGTGCTGTCCTTCGGCCTCGGTCCCTGGGAATGGTTCTGGGTGCTGTTCTATGGCTTCGCCACCTATGGCAATGCCGGCTATATGCGCGAGCAGGTGTGCAAGTACATGTGCCCCTACGCGCGCTTCCAGAGCGCGATGTTCGACAAGGACACGCTGATCATCAGCTACGACGCCGAGCGCGGCGAACCCCGCGGCTCGCGCTCGAAGAAGGCCGACCCCAAGGCCCAGGGCCTGGGCTCCTGCATCGACTGCACCCTGTGCGTGCAGGTCTGCCCGACCGGCATCGACATCCGCCAGGGCCTGCAGTACGACTGCATCGGCTGCGCCGCCTGCATCGACGTCTGCAACGACGTGATGGACAAGATGGCCTATCCACGCGGTCTGATCCGCTACGACACCGAGAACGGCCTGTCCCAGCACCTGAACCGTGGCGAACGCTGGCGCCGCGTGCTGCGGCCGCGCGTGCTGGTCTACGGCGCGATCCTGCTGCTGCTGTCCGGCGCGATGCTGGCCAGCCTGGCGCTGCGCACGCCCTTCCGGGTCGACGTGCTGCGCGACCGCGCCGCACTGGCGCGCCAGATCGAGGACGGCGTGATCGAGAACGTCTACCGCCTGCAGGTGATGAACGCGACCGAGAAGCCGCAGCGCTACGAGATCGAGGCCGACGGCCTGCCGGGCCTGGCGTTGAGCCGGCCGGTGGCCCTGACCCTGGCGCCCGCCGAGGCGCGCTGGGTCTCGCTGGCGCTGCGTCTGCCGCCCGAGGGCGCGGCCGCGGCCGGCGCCGGCGCCCATGTGATCCATTTCGAGATCCGCCGCCTGGCCTCGGACGAGGACGAGGCGCGCGGCCTGCGCGAGAAGTCCACCTTCGTCGTGCCCCGCTGA
- the fnr gene encoding fumarate/nitrate reduction transcriptional regulator Fnr — MMSSTFQQASPCPAPAANGECTGRTLTRSTPQDAALRAEPFKVACSSCNLRELCLPVGLSKTDLEQLDTLVATRRTVARGDTLFRAGDAFQSLFAVRTGFFKTCVSAEDGRDQVTGFQMAGELLGLDGISNDRHSCDAVALEDSQVCVIPYGQLEELSREFTDLQHQFHKIMSREIVRDHGVMLLLGSMRAEERLAAFLLNLTQRLQARGFSASSLVLRMTREEIGSYLGLKLETVSRTFSKFQEDGLLEVKQRQIRIVDQAGLQRLVNSTNC; from the coding sequence ATCATGTCGTCCACCTTTCAGCAAGCCTCGCCCTGCCCCGCGCCCGCCGCCAATGGCGAATGCACGGGCCGGACCCTGACCCGATCCACGCCGCAGGACGCGGCCCTGCGCGCCGAGCCCTTCAAGGTCGCCTGCTCCAGCTGCAATCTGCGCGAGCTGTGCCTGCCGGTGGGCCTGTCCAAGACCGATCTGGAGCAGCTGGACACCCTGGTCGCCACGCGCCGCACCGTCGCGCGCGGCGACACCCTGTTCCGCGCCGGCGATGCCTTCCAGTCGCTGTTTGCGGTGCGCACCGGCTTCTTCAAGACCTGCGTCTCGGCCGAGGACGGCCGCGACCAGGTCACCGGTTTCCAGATGGCCGGCGAGCTGCTCGGCCTGGACGGCATCAGCAACGACCGCCACAGCTGCGACGCGGTCGCGCTGGAGGATTCGCAGGTCTGCGTGATCCCCTATGGCCAGCTGGAGGAGCTGTCGCGCGAGTTCACCGACCTGCAGCACCAGTTCCACAAGATCATGAGCCGCGAGATCGTGCGCGACCATGGCGTGATGCTGCTGCTCGGCAGCATGCGCGCCGAGGAGCGCCTGGCGGCCTTTCTGCTGAACCTGACCCAGCGCCTGCAGGCGCGCGGCTTCTCGGCCTCCAGCCTGGTGCTGCGCATGACGCGCGAGGAGATCGGCAGCTACCTGGGTCTGAAGCTGGAGACGGTCAGCCGCACCTTCTCCAAGTTCCAGGAGGACGGCCTGCTGGAGGTGAAGCAGCGCCAGATCCGCATCGTCGACCAGGCGGGCCTGCAACGGCTGGTGAACAGCACGAACTGTTGA